A region from the Sphingopyxis lindanitolerans genome encodes:
- a CDS encoding M48 family metalloprotease, with protein sequence MKRGIRQGLAAALAVTMFGSAAADAQLKAIRTQTNITPAERKQGDEAHPQLLAEFGGAYNGPQAAYVNRIGQNIAVQSGLSRSPRDFTVTLLNSPVNNAFAIPGGYVYVTRQLMALMNDEAELAGVLGHEVGHVAAQHSKKRQSAATRNTILGVLGAVIGGAIGDNGGLLGGLGGLLQNNAMQVAQMATLGYSRGQELEADQLGVQYLKRAGYDPLALSTMLASLANQTNLEARLSGGDARSLPEWASTHPDPASRVRNAESLAAKVGRGGVRNAAAFLASVDGVLYGDDPAQGVVEGRDFLHPDLRLKFTVPNGYGMQNGATAVSVSGNGGQAQFTTAAYNGDMNAYIAAAFKAVAGEASLSPGSIQRTTVNGIPAYYSVARANTQSGQVDVTVFAYEFSRSSAFHFVTLTKAGGASVFNPMFNSVRRLSASEVAAIRPRRVDVVTVGRGDTVATLARRMAYKDYQTERFQVLNRLTASSRLTPGQKVKIVVYASR encoded by the coding sequence ATGAAGCGGGGGATTAGACAGGGGCTTGCGGCGGCGCTGGCTGTCACCATGTTCGGAAGCGCTGCTGCCGACGCGCAGCTCAAGGCGATCCGTACCCAGACGAACATCACCCCCGCCGAACGCAAACAGGGCGATGAGGCGCATCCGCAACTGCTCGCCGAATTCGGCGGCGCCTATAATGGCCCGCAGGCGGCCTATGTGAACCGGATCGGGCAGAATATTGCGGTCCAGTCGGGGCTGTCGCGCTCGCCCCGGGACTTTACCGTCACCTTGCTCAACTCGCCGGTGAACAACGCCTTCGCGATCCCCGGCGGCTATGTCTATGTCACCCGCCAGCTGATGGCGCTGATGAACGATGAGGCCGAGCTGGCCGGCGTGCTGGGGCACGAAGTCGGCCATGTCGCTGCGCAGCACAGCAAGAAGCGCCAGTCGGCGGCGACGCGAAACACCATCCTTGGCGTCCTTGGCGCGGTGATCGGCGGCGCGATCGGCGACAATGGCGGGCTGCTGGGCGGGCTGGGCGGGCTGCTCCAGAACAATGCGATGCAGGTCGCGCAGATGGCGACGCTCGGCTATTCGCGCGGGCAGGAGCTTGAGGCCGATCAGCTCGGCGTCCAATATCTGAAGCGGGCGGGCTATGACCCGCTCGCGCTGTCGACGATGCTCGCCAGCCTCGCCAACCAGACCAATCTCGAGGCGCGATTGTCGGGCGGTGATGCGCGCTCGCTCCCCGAATGGGCGAGCACCCACCCCGATCCCGCCTCGCGCGTTCGCAATGCCGAGAGCCTTGCCGCGAAGGTCGGGCGCGGCGGCGTGCGCAACGCCGCTGCCTTTCTGGCATCGGTCGACGGGGTGCTTTATGGCGACGATCCCGCGCAGGGCGTGGTCGAGGGGCGCGATTTCCTGCATCCCGATCTTCGGCTCAAATTCACCGTGCCGAACGGCTATGGCATGCAGAATGGCGCCACCGCCGTTTCGGTCAGCGGCAATGGCGGCCAGGCGCAATTCACGACCGCGGCCTATAATGGCGACATGAACGCCTATATCGCGGCGGCATTCAAGGCGGTGGCCGGTGAGGCCTCGCTGAGCCCGGGCAGCATCCAGCGCACGACGGTGAACGGGATTCCCGCTTATTATTCGGTCGCCCGCGCCAACACCCAGTCGGGGCAGGTCGATGTCACCGTCTTCGCCTATGAATTTTCGCGCAGCAGCGCCTTTCACTTCGTGACGCTCACGAAAGCGGGCGGCGCCAGCGTCTTCAATCCGATGTTCAACAGCGTCCGCCGCCTGAGCGCGAGCGAAGTGGCGGCGATCCGGCCGCGAAGGGTCGATGTCGTCACCGTCGGCCGCGGCGATACCGTCGCGACGCTGGCGCGGCGCATGGCCTATAAGGACTATCAGACCGAACGGTTTCAGGTGCTCAATCGCCTGACCGCATCGAGCCGGCTGACGCCGGGGCAGAAGGTCAAGATCGTCGTTTATGCCAGCCGATAG
- a CDS encoding acetyl-CoA carboxylase carboxyltransferase subunit alpha, with protein sequence MTAFLDFEKQVAALDRQIAELREMGDDPSLNIDGDIARLEDKSSKLLRDIYSKLTPWQKTQVARHPDRPHFKHYVADMFDDWMPLAGDRNFGDDQAILGGLARFRGRRVMVIGHEKGDDIPSRMKHNFGMAKPEGYRKAIRLMQLADRFGLPVVTLVDTSGAFPGIQAEERGQAEAIARSTEQCLALGVPMIAAIVGEGGSGGAIALAAANRVLMFEHAVYSVISPEGCASILWRTSDKAADAATAMKMSAQDLLGLKIIDRIVPEPVGGAHRAPEAAIQSLGDAIAQELDSLAGLPRETILSAREEKFLAMGRG encoded by the coding sequence ATGACAGCCTTTCTGGATTTCGAGAAACAGGTCGCGGCGCTCGATCGGCAGATCGCCGAACTGCGCGAAATGGGGGATGATCCCTCGCTCAATATCGACGGTGACATCGCGCGGCTGGAGGACAAATCCTCGAAATTGCTGCGCGACATCTATTCCAAGCTGACGCCGTGGCAAAAGACGCAGGTCGCGCGCCACCCCGACCGGCCGCATTTCAAACATTATGTCGCGGATATGTTCGACGACTGGATGCCGCTGGCGGGCGACCGCAATTTCGGCGACGACCAGGCGATCCTCGGCGGACTCGCGCGCTTCCGCGGCCGCCGCGTGATGGTGATCGGGCACGAAAAGGGCGACGATATCCCGTCGCGGATGAAGCATAATTTCGGCATGGCGAAGCCCGAGGGCTATCGCAAGGCGATCCGCCTGATGCAGCTTGCCGACCGTTTCGGCCTGCCGGTGGTGACGCTGGTTGACACCTCGGGCGCCTTTCCCGGCATCCAGGCCGAGGAGCGCGGGCAGGCCGAGGCGATCGCGCGCTCGACCGAGCAATGCCTTGCCCTTGGCGTGCCGATGATCGCCGCGATCGTCGGCGAGGGCGGTTCGGGCGGCGCGATCGCGCTGGCGGCGGCCAACCGCGTGCTGATGTTCGAACATGCCGTCTATTCGGTGATCTCGCCCGAAGGTTGCGCGTCGATCCTGTGGCGCACGTCGGACAAGGCGGCCGACGCCGCGACCGCGATGAAGATGTCGGCGCAGGATCTGCTCGGCCTCAAGATCATCGACCGCATTGTTCCCGAACCCGTCGGCGGCGCGCACCGCGCGCCCGAGGCGGCGATCCAGTCGCTCGGCGACGCGATCGCGCAGGAACTCGATTCGCTTGCCGGACTGCCGCGCGAGACGATATTGAGCGCGCGCGAGGAGAAATTTCTGGCGATGGGGCGGGGTTGA
- a CDS encoding tyrosine recombinase, which yields MSDGVLIDRFLEMMAAERGASRNTLAAYKRDLEQAAERISGSLGDADADALRGLMAGYAPLAASSAARKLSALRQFFSFLLDEGDRADNPALDIARPATRRPLPRILTHDDVERLFAQASEEAGGEAPPVHAVRMLLLLELLYGSGLRASELVSLPRRAVAGGREFLIIRGKGDKERLVPLSARAREGLDRWLPLLTGAAPWLFPSGKAHLSRVRLFQMLRELAARAGIDPTAISPHVLRHAFATHLLEGGADLRALQLMLGHADIATTEIYTHVDSRRLVELVNNRHPLARMK from the coding sequence ATGTCTGACGGCGTTCTGATCGACCGCTTTCTGGAGATGATGGCGGCCGAGCGCGGGGCGTCGCGCAACACGCTTGCCGCCTACAAGCGCGATCTGGAGCAGGCGGCGGAGAGGATAAGCGGCTCGTTGGGCGATGCCGACGCCGATGCGCTACGCGGGCTGATGGCGGGCTATGCTCCGCTCGCGGCGAGCAGCGCGGCGCGCAAATTATCGGCGTTACGGCAATTTTTTTCCTTTCTGCTCGACGAGGGCGATCGGGCCGACAATCCGGCGCTCGACATCGCGCGTCCGGCGACGCGGCGACCGCTGCCGCGCATCCTGACCCACGACGATGTCGAACGGCTGTTCGCGCAGGCGAGCGAGGAGGCGGGGGGCGAGGCGCCGCCCGTCCATGCGGTGCGCATGCTGTTGCTGCTTGAACTGTTATACGGATCGGGCCTGCGCGCGAGCGAGCTTGTGTCGCTGCCGCGCCGCGCGGTCGCGGGCGGGCGCGAGTTTCTGATCATTCGGGGAAAGGGCGACAAGGAACGGCTGGTGCCGCTGTCGGCGCGCGCGCGCGAGGGCCTCGACCGCTGGCTGCCCCTGCTCACCGGCGCCGCACCGTGGCTTTTTCCGTCGGGAAAGGCACATCTGTCGCGCGTTCGGCTGTTCCAGATGCTGCGCGAACTGGCGGCGCGCGCCGGGATCGATCCGACCGCGATCAGCCCGCATGTGCTGCGCCACGCCTTTGCCACGCATCTGCTCGAAGGCGGGGCGGATTTGCGCGCGCTGCAACTGATGCTCGGCCACGCCGACATCGCGACGACCGAGATTTACACCCATGTCGACAGTCGCCGGCTGGTCGAGCTGGTGAACAACCGGCATCCGCTGGCGCGGATGAAATGA
- a CDS encoding Flp family type IVb pilin, producing the protein MKFIKKFVRDTKAATAIEYGLIAALIAVAGITAMGAVGNGVKNTFTDVATNLGETAPAS; encoded by the coding sequence ATGAAATTCATCAAGAAATTCGTTCGCGACACCAAGGCCGCGACCGCCATCGAATACGGCCTGATCGCCGCTCTGATCGCCGTCGCCGGCATCACCGCGATGGGCGCCGTCGGCAACGGCGTGAAGAACACCTTCACGGACGTCGCGACCAACCTTGGCGAGACGGCACCGGCGTCCTAA